The Lachnospiraceae bacterium oral taxon 500 genome window below encodes:
- a CDS encoding gfo/Idh/MocA family oxidoreductase produces MKKPHNYAMIGCGHRGMYMFALPLVQHFTHTARLTAVCDSNPARASYVAERCGDVPYFTDFDLMLKSCEIDTIIIATTDDTHDQFILKSLYAGYDVICEKPMTIDDARCRAILKAEKETGKSVKVTFNVRFIPYVKRLKEMIAGGTIGEVLSVHLEYLLDTSHGADYFRRWHRRLDRCGGLLVHKSTHHFDMVNWLIDQRPEEVFAYGSTKFYGPTREQRSLRCTGCPYTDSCEFYFDLSEDPDYKALYLDAEEKDGYFRDQCVFADEITTYDTMSVNVRYQSGAYLTYSLIAHSPYEGYKVTFNGTKGRIEAAAYTNLLHPESGIEQITLFNRQGEAVVYNLPPSVGVHGGGDARLQKALFEPNFNDPLNQQASSFDGAMSILIGVAANRSIAEHRPVTIASLLADPK; encoded by the coding sequence ATAAAAAAACCGCATAATTATGCCATGATTGGCTGCGGTCATCGCGGCATGTATATGTTCGCCCTGCCGCTGGTGCAACACTTTACTCACACTGCCAGGCTGACGGCGGTCTGCGACAGCAACCCCGCTCGGGCATCCTATGTTGCCGAGCGCTGCGGCGATGTTCCCTATTTCACCGATTTTGATTTGATGTTAAAGTCCTGTGAAATTGACACCATTATTATCGCCACCACCGACGATACGCATGACCAATTTATTTTAAAATCTTTATACGCCGGTTACGACGTAATCTGCGAAAAACCGATGACCATTGACGATGCCCGCTGCCGGGCGATTCTGAAAGCGGAAAAAGAAACCGGCAAAAGCGTTAAAGTTACTTTTAATGTCCGGTTTATTCCCTATGTCAAGCGTTTGAAGGAAATGATTGCCGGCGGCACAATCGGCGAAGTTTTAAGTGTTCATCTGGAATATCTCCTGGACACTTCGCACGGCGCGGATTATTTCCGGCGCTGGCACCGCCGGCTTGACCGCTGCGGCGGCCTGCTGGTACATAAATCAACACATCATTTTGATATGGTTAATTGGCTGATCGACCAGCGCCCGGAAGAGGTTTTCGCTTACGGTTCCACCAAGTTTTACGGCCCAACCCGGGAGCAGCGTTCGCTTCGCTGTACGGGCTGCCCGTATACCGATTCCTGCGAGTTTTATTTTGATTTGAGTGAAGACCCCGATTATAAGGCGCTTTATTTGGATGCGGAGGAAAAAGACGGCTATTTCCGGGATCAATGTGTCTTTGCCGACGAAATTACCACCTATGATACCATGTCAGTCAATGTCCGTTACCAAAGCGGCGCTTATTTAACCTATTCGCTGATTGCTCACAGTCCTTACGAAGGTTATAAGGTGACCTTTAACGGTACCAAGGGCCGGATTGAAGCGGCGGCCTACACCAACCTGCTCCACCCGGAAAGCGGAATTGAACAAATTACCTTATTCAACCGGCAGGGCGAAGCGGTCGTTTATAATTTGCCGCCCAGTGTCGGCGTGCATGGCGGCGGCGATGCCCGGCTGCAAAAGGCTTTATTTGAGCCAAACTTCAACGACCCGTTAAACCAGCAGGCTTCTTCCTTTGACGGCGCCATGTCAATCCTAATCGGTGTTGCCGCCAATCGTTCCATTGCCGAACACCGGCCAGTCACAATTGCTTCGCTTTTAGCCGACCCAAAATAG